One region of Mucilaginibacter gotjawali genomic DNA includes:
- a CDS encoding cadherin-like beta sandwich domain-containing protein yields the protein MTIFYTEIYYAGAKKLCKAASRLLNTPKPFTQIKKPLRFAAALLSFVFFAMPAAAQTLSFSYTGPNAYQTNTAITPLTPAQTVNSSVFGSTVPGTHLALDYNGNAYIQESGDGSSNFYQYAPGSSTPVAVPGFSAVSLAAALISSTNSTLLSWAINGSSSYIMQTVDVSNGQLQQPVSLFSSAQLTAFPFVAAVHPASGPEIAMVNVGYDAGQITFFTRTAGVWSGPTYLPENMLSPYRQPLFALAMNNYQGGFKLAYVGSDAQLYYATYSGGAWSAVTPWGSPNINLSNLGQENTVAFAMDAQGNVWYATDASLNELVPGSTTPITVATLPSKPVGLAFDVAGNLCVNLGTTIEKLAVASSFQVSPALPAGLSFNSATGVISGTPIAVSPATNYTVTATTGSGAFTTTVNIQVSGPSSVSYTTPNIYPTSTPIAPLTPVETVNTSVFASTTSGTGLALDYNGNAYIISSSTEIIQYQMGNSFVPLPANSSANIAIAPISASTSTLLSAFNGAFRAMDITNGSFNPPVTICSAQPGGVTIVAAVHPSSGPEIAMINRGYNAGGQLAFVTRTAGTWSTPVLINNAFPGSAMAINNYQGGLKLAYIGTDNNLYYATYSGGAWSVVSPWGTPNIGLSGVTAFALDAQGDVWYGNGTSLNELAPGSTSPLTVATLPSAPNAIAFDIQGNLYVNLGTTIEKLAVINNFQVNPGLPAGLSINSGTGVISGTPTAVVPAANYTVSATAGSSNLTAAVNIQTITTPSLSYGVPVNATVGAAITTITPTSGSISAQKYNSTPTTFASVTSPTGVAVDAAGNVYVADNSNNIDKFAPGSVLATSLGNGYSPLATDGVGNFYFTNLTTTTLTGIYQFSVIPPGSTSVAYGSPPTAPLTGNTCTGISIDAAGNAYVSTNDGNESVIEYTDGFPINAQANPFAIGNGFSSASGVATDAAGNVYVSDAGAGTIDVIPASRAQWTTLATGLGAPANICIDGAGNLYYSDNIANTISELPVGSTTPVLIASGLGTIKALAIDGKGNLYAADYTNNVIDRFSPTGGYYINPVLPPGLSFNGSTGGISGTPTAPTTAGASVNYTVTAYNTLGSASAVQSLAVIAAPPVVSYGGVQSFNIGKAITPLTPASTGVAAQGYNPVPGFMDFQFGAPYAVAVDTSLNVFVADPYNFGTFAVSSDFSPGYYRGNKCFAKGRGPYVQLPGEVYNYGLFCVATDSTGNIFYTIRSQAKKLSPFPAMAVNQAYDNAPVMCISTDSHGNVFGASPGNGTVLQLISNTPTTIASGFITPTGIAVDGLGNIFVGDRGNNTLYKIPAGSSTPIAVATGFNAPYQLAADGTGNIFIGDGGNGVVKELPAGGGPVITVIPNLKTPNGVAVDVNGALYVADAGFAQVRKYTPSGGYYISPSLPAGLSFNNTTGVISGTPTVITPVKDYRITAYNASGSTQTTLRFGVTPPSSALANLAVSTGALSPAFATATTGYAVSVPYATQQIAITPTAVDGNATVTVNGAAVAYGSTSAPIALQVGANTISIVVTASDHSSTKTYTITVNRAAPSSNALLSSAGIGYVIVGGNIEAVVTPATADPTAAVTVNGVAVASGSQSSPIPLAPGSNTIIITVTAQNGVSKLTYKITVEGPLSAISTLSSLTISAGTLSPVFSGSTTSYTDIVNNSVTAVTVTPTTSDPNATVSVNGAIVNSGTASGNIALSVGNTIIPTVVTAQDGVTSTTYTITVTRPSNNANLANMQLSAGTLNPVFASGTTNYTASVVNSVSSVTVTPTISDASATIKVNGTTVNSGTASGAIPLSVGANIITTIVTAQDGSTTKTYTITVTRMLPANANLANLTISASTLTPAFVTATTSYTASVANSATSITLTPKASDALATIKVNGTSVNTNTSSGAIPLIVGNNVISVVVTAQNGTTTKTYTITVTRMLPANPNLSNLTLSAGTLTPVFATATTSYSASVANPVSSITVTPKASDALATIKVNGTAVSTNTASGAIPLNAGNNLITIIVTAENGIATKTYTVTVTRAPSTNAYLSNLSLSSGNLTPVFASATASYSASVVNSVTSVTVTPATSDATATITVNGTSVNSGTASGAIALSAGTNTITTVVTAQDGVTTKTYTVTVNRLSNNANLAGLAITTGTLSPVFTSGTTSYNGSVVNSVTSVTVTPTTSDATATLTVNGTAVSSGTASGAIALNVGPNTITTVVTAQDGTTKTYTVTLTRMLPANANLSGLSLSAGALTPAFATATTSYTLSVANAVTSTTVTPKASDALATITVNGVAVNSGTASGAIALNVGTNVITTIVTAQNGTTTKTYTVTVTRAAGSLNSVYEPISVTNPAGKAQMMGEELVVRQGLSPNGDGINDFLQIDGITNYPDNKLTIMNRSGQLIFEAKGYDNSTKVFDGHSNKTGAMQLPGTYFYSLDFTVNGTTKRKTGFIILKY from the coding sequence ATGACAATTTTTTATACTGAAATCTACTATGCCGGTGCAAAAAAGCTTTGCAAAGCCGCCAGCCGTTTATTAAACACCCCCAAACCCTTTACACAAATAAAAAAGCCGTTGCGTTTTGCAGCGGCTTTACTTTCTTTTGTTTTTTTTGCCATGCCTGCAGCAGCGCAAACGCTGTCATTTAGTTACACAGGGCCAAACGCATACCAAACTAACACGGCAATCACCCCTTTAACTCCTGCGCAAACGGTAAACTCAAGTGTTTTTGGCAGTACAGTACCTGGAACACACCTCGCGCTCGACTATAATGGCAACGCGTATATACAGGAATCTGGCGACGGATCTTCAAATTTTTATCAATATGCGCCGGGTAGCAGCACCCCGGTTGCAGTACCAGGTTTTTCGGCGGTTTCCCTTGCCGCTGCCCTGATCTCTTCTACAAACAGCACCTTATTGTCATGGGCTATAAATGGAAGTTCCTCTTACATCATGCAAACAGTGGATGTTTCCAACGGACAATTGCAGCAGCCGGTATCATTATTCAGCTCAGCGCAGCTCACAGCATTCCCCTTTGTGGCAGCTGTACACCCGGCATCAGGGCCCGAAATTGCCATGGTCAATGTAGGTTATGACGCCGGGCAAATAACCTTTTTTACGCGCACCGCCGGGGTGTGGTCCGGCCCGACTTATCTGCCAGAGAATATGCTGTCGCCGTATCGGCAACCCCTTTTTGCCCTGGCAATGAATAATTACCAGGGGGGCTTTAAACTGGCGTACGTAGGCTCTGATGCCCAGCTTTACTATGCAACTTACTCGGGCGGCGCCTGGTCGGCGGTTACTCCATGGGGTTCTCCGAATATCAACTTGAGCAACCTGGGCCAAGAAAATACAGTGGCTTTTGCGATGGATGCGCAAGGAAATGTGTGGTACGCTACCGACGCCTCGCTGAACGAACTCGTTCCCGGTTCAACTACCCCGATAACCGTGGCCACATTGCCGTCAAAACCTGTTGGCCTCGCATTCGATGTAGCAGGAAACCTATGTGTTAATTTAGGCACAACTATTGAAAAGCTGGCGGTAGCAAGCAGCTTCCAGGTAAGCCCGGCGCTTCCGGCCGGACTAAGTTTCAACAGTGCAACGGGGGTCATCAGCGGTACGCCCATCGCGGTTAGCCCGGCCACCAATTATACCGTTACCGCAACCACCGGGAGCGGCGCGTTTACGACGACGGTAAATATACAGGTTAGCGGGCCATCCTCAGTTAGTTACACCACTCCAAATATATACCCCACCAGCACGCCTATCGCCCCATTAACGCCTGTGGAAACCGTAAATACAAGTGTTTTTGCCAGCACTACGTCGGGCACCGGCCTGGCCCTCGACTATAATGGCAATGCTTATATTATTTCAAGCAGCACCGAAATTATCCAATATCAAATGGGCAATAGCTTTGTTCCTTTACCTGCCAACAGTAGTGCAAATATTGCCATTGCCCCCATTTCTGCCTCAACCAGCACCTTATTGAGCGCCTTTAACGGCGCCTTCCGGGCTATGGATATTACTAACGGCTCATTTAATCCCCCGGTCACCATATGCTCAGCGCAACCCGGAGGTGTAACGATTGTGGCTGCCGTACACCCATCATCGGGCCCCGAAATTGCGATGATCAACAGGGGTTATAACGCGGGCGGGCAGCTAGCCTTCGTGACGCGCACCGCGGGGACCTGGTCCACCCCGGTCCTGATCAACAATGCATTCCCAGGCTCGGCGATGGCGATAAATAATTACCAGGGTGGATTAAAACTGGCCTATATAGGTACTGATAATAATCTTTACTATGCCACTTACTCAGGCGGGGCCTGGTCGGTGGTTAGCCCCTGGGGTACGCCCAATATCGGCCTGAGCGGCGTTACCGCTTTTGCGCTGGATGCGCAGGGAGATGTGTGGTATGGAAACGGAACATCGCTCAACGAACTTGCCCCCGGCTCAACCAGCCCGTTAACCGTGGCCACTTTACCTTCGGCGCCTAACGCTATCGCTTTTGATATCCAGGGTAACTTATACGTTAATTTAGGAACAACTATCGAAAAGCTGGCAGTAATAAACAACTTCCAGGTAAATCCGGGCCTACCGGCGGGCCTAAGCATCAATAGTGGAACAGGCGTGATCAGCGGGACGCCCACAGCCGTCGTACCTGCGGCCAATTATACCGTAAGCGCAACGGCCGGAAGCAGCAACCTTACGGCCGCAGTAAACATTCAAACCATCACTACGCCATCATTAAGTTATGGCGTCCCTGTAAATGCAACAGTGGGCGCGGCTATTACAACAATTACGCCAACCAGCGGGAGTATATCGGCACAAAAATACAATAGTACTCCGACCACTTTTGCCAGTGTAACATCGCCAACGGGTGTGGCGGTTGATGCCGCCGGAAATGTATATGTAGCGGATAACAGCAACAATATAGATAAATTTGCACCGGGGAGTGTGCTGGCAACATCCCTGGGCAACGGCTATAGCCCACTGGCAACGGATGGCGTGGGAAACTTTTATTTTACAAATCTTACAACCACTACACTAACCGGCATCTATCAATTTAGTGTTATTCCGCCTGGTTCAACAAGCGTAGCCTACGGGTCTCCGCCCACAGCGCCACTCACCGGCAATACCTGCACGGGAATTAGCATTGACGCCGCGGGTAATGCGTATGTTTCCACGAATGATGGAAACGAATCTGTAATTGAATATACTGACGGCTTCCCCATAAATGCGCAGGCGAATCCATTTGCTATCGGGAATGGTTTTTCTTCAGCTTCGGGTGTGGCGACTGACGCTGCCGGGAATGTTTATGTTTCAGATGCCGGCGCGGGAACTATTGACGTGATTCCCGCCAGCCGCGCACAGTGGACAACGCTGGCTACGGGCCTTGGCGCGCCGGCCAATATTTGCATCGATGGCGCAGGGAACTTATACTATAGCGACAATATAGCCAATACCATCAGCGAATTACCGGTTGGAAGCACTACGCCCGTGCTTATTGCTTCCGGCCTGGGTACCATAAAAGCCCTGGCTATTGACGGCAAAGGGAATTTGTATGCGGCCGATTATACCAACAACGTAATAGACCGTTTTAGCCCAACCGGGGGCTACTACATTAACCCCGTATTGCCGCCGGGCTTAAGCTTTAACGGTTCAACGGGCGGCATCAGCGGTACACCCACTGCCCCCACCACAGCTGGCGCGTCGGTAAACTACACGGTGACCGCCTATAATACGCTGGGCAGCGCTTCGGCTGTGCAAAGCCTGGCTGTTATAGCCGCTCCGCCCGTTGTATCCTACGGTGGTGTCCAATCTTTCAATATCGGCAAGGCTATTACCCCGCTTACGCCCGCTTCAACCGGCGTAGCTGCGCAGGGCTATAACCCGGTGCCCGGCTTTATGGATTTCCAGTTCGGCGCGCCTTATGCTGTTGCTGTTGATACTTCGTTAAATGTTTTTGTGGCCGATCCTTATAATTTTGGGACATTTGCAGTTAGCTCAGATTTTTCTCCGGGGTATTATCGTGGTAACAAATGTTTTGCAAAGGGTAGGGGACCGTATGTACAGTTACCAGGGGAAGTTTATAACTACGGCTTGTTTTGTGTTGCTACGGATAGCACAGGCAACATATTTTATACGATACGCAGCCAGGCAAAAAAACTATCACCGTTCCCGGCAATGGCTGTAAATCAGGCTTATGACAATGCTCCGGTAATGTGTATTAGCACCGACTCGCACGGCAATGTGTTTGGAGCAAGTCCCGGTAATGGTACAGTGTTGCAATTGATATCGAATACGCCCACCACGATAGCCTCCGGGTTTATTACGCCAACCGGTATAGCTGTCGACGGGCTTGGGAACATATTTGTGGGCGACAGGGGCAATAATACACTCTATAAAATACCGGCCGGCAGCAGTACACCAATTGCCGTGGCCACCGGGTTTAACGCACCCTACCAATTGGCAGCCGATGGCACGGGCAATATATTTATAGGCGACGGCGGCAACGGCGTGGTAAAGGAGCTGCCCGCAGGCGGCGGGCCGGTTATAACAGTAATCCCCAACCTGAAAACCCCTAACGGCGTAGCCGTTGACGTAAATGGAGCCCTTTACGTTGCCGATGCCGGGTTCGCGCAGGTTCGGAAATATACCCCCAGTGGCGGCTATTATATATCGCCTTCCTTACCTGCGGGTTTGAGTTTTAACAACACCACAGGCGTCATCAGTGGAACACCAACCGTTATCACCCCTGTAAAAGATTACAGGATCACCGCGTACAACGCAAGCGGAAGCACCCAAACTACCCTGCGTTTTGGCGTAACACCGCCGAGTTCCGCATTGGCCAATTTAGCCGTAAGCACCGGCGCCTTAAGCCCGGCTTTTGCCACAGCAACTACCGGTTATGCGGTGAGTGTGCCTTATGCTACCCAACAAATTGCCATAACACCAACGGCGGTGGATGGTAATGCTACCGTTACCGTAAATGGCGCGGCCGTGGCTTACGGCAGCACATCGGCACCTATAGCCTTACAGGTTGGAGCCAATACCATCAGTATAGTGGTTACCGCCAGCGATCATTCCAGCACGAAAACCTATACCATAACGGTAAACCGCGCGGCACCGTCATCTAATGCCCTGCTATCCAGTGCAGGCATTGGATACGTAATCGTTGGCGGAAATATTGAAGCTGTGGTAACCCCTGCCACGGCTGACCCTACGGCAGCCGTCACGGTAAACGGCGTTGCCGTTGCCTCCGGTTCGCAAAGCAGCCCTATCCCGCTTGCGCCTGGCTCCAATACGATAATCATTACCGTAACCGCCCAAAACGGCGTTAGTAAATTAACCTACAAAATAACGGTGGAAGGGCCATTGTCGGCTATATCTACATTGTCGTCGCTGACCATCAGTGCCGGCACACTTTCGCCGGTATTTTCGGGCAGTACGACCAGTTACACCGACATTGTAAATAATAGTGTAACCGCAGTTACTGTAACCCCAACCACTTCCGACCCGAATGCCACCGTAAGCGTAAACGGAGCCATTGTTAATTCGGGCACAGCCAGCGGGAACATTGCTTTGTCTGTGGGTAATACGATAATCCCTACCGTTGTAACAGCACAGGATGGTGTTACCTCCACTACTTATACCATAACTGTAACGCGGCCCTCAAACAATGCGAACCTGGCAAACATGCAATTAAGCGCAGGAACCCTTAACCCTGTATTCGCATCAGGCACCACAAATTACACAGCATCCGTAGTAAATTCAGTTTCGTCTGTAACTGTAACGCCAACTATTAGCGATGCCAGCGCAACTATAAAAGTGAATGGCACTACTGTAAATTCAGGAACGGCATCAGGCGCCATCCCATTAAGTGTCGGTGCGAATATCATAACAACAATTGTTACAGCACAGGATGGCTCCACTACCAAAACCTATACCATAACCGTGACACGGATGCTGCCTGCCAATGCCAATCTTGCTAATTTAACCATAAGCGCTTCGACATTAACGCCAGCATTTGTAACAGCAACCACCAGTTATACCGCATCTGTTGCCAATTCGGCAACCTCCATAACGCTGACCCCAAAAGCCAGCGATGCCCTGGCTACTATAAAAGTGAACGGTACCTCGGTAAATACCAATACATCATCCGGCGCTATTCCGCTAATAGTAGGAAACAATGTGATCTCTGTCGTGGTAACAGCCCAAAATGGCACCACCACCAAAACCTATACCATCACCGTAACGCGGATGCTGCCTGCCAATCCCAATCTTTCCAATTTAACCCTAAGCGCAGGTACACTCACGCCTGTTTTTGCAACAGCAACAACCAGCTATTCAGCTTCCGTGGCTAATCCGGTAAGCTCCATAACCGTAACACCAAAAGCCAGCGACGCACTGGCAACCATAAAAGTGAACGGTACCGCAGTAAGTACCAATACGGCATCAGGTGCCATCCCTTTAAATGCGGGTAACAATTTGATCACCATCATAGTAACGGCAGAAAATGGCATCGCTACCAAAACCTATACAGTAACGGTAACGCGGGCGCCTTCAACAAATGCTTACCTTTCAAACTTAAGCTTGAGCAGCGGAAACTTAACGCCCGTATTTGCATCAGCTACCGCCAGCTATTCGGCATCAGTTGTAAATTCGGTAACTTCTGTAACCGTAACGCCTGCCACCAGCGACGCCACAGCAACGATAACAGTAAACGGGACATCCGTAAATTCAGGGACAGCCTCGGGGGCCATCGCCTTAAGTGCAGGTACAAATACCATTACAACGGTAGTTACTGCACAGGATGGGGTAACCACCAAAACCTATACGGTAACGGTAAACAGGCTCTCGAACAACGCCAACCTCGCCGGTTTAGCCATCACCACCGGCACGCTTAGCCCGGTATTTACATCCGGCACTACCAGCTATAACGGATCAGTGGTGAATTCAGTAACTTCGGTAACCGTAACGCCAACCACCAGTGACGCTACGGCAACCCTAACAGTAAATGGTACGGCCGTAAGCTCTGGTACCGCCTCAGGTGCTATTGCTTTAAATGTAGGGCCCAATACCATTACCACTGTAGTTACGGCACAGGATGGCACCACCAAAACCTATACGGTAACGCTAACACGGATGCTGCCCGCCAATGCCAATCTTTCCGGTTTAAGCCTCAGCGCAGGGGCATTAACGCCTGCCTTTGCAACCGCTACTACCAGCTATACCCTATCAGTTGCCAATGCGGTAACATCAACTACGGTGACGCCCAAAGCAAGCGATGCCCTGGCAACCATAACAGTGAACGGTGTGGCGGTAAATTCAGGCACGGCCTCGGGTGCAATTGCTTTAAATGTGGGTACCAATGTGATCACGACCATCGTTACGGCCCAAAACGGAACGACCACCAAAACCTATACGGTAACGGTAACCCGTGCAGCGGGCTCATTGAACAGCGTTTATGAACCGATAAGCGTAACAAACCCGGCCGGAAAGGCACAAATGATGGGCGAGGAGCTTGTAGTACGCCAGGGATTATCGCCCAATGGTGATGGTATCAATGACTTTTTGCAGATAGACGGGATCACCAATTACCCGGATAACAAACTGACGATAATGAACCGCAGCGGGCAATTGATCTTCGAAGCCAAAGGGTATGACAACAGCACGAAGGTGTTTGACGGGCATTCCAACAAAACCGGCGCTATGCAATTGCCGGGTACTTATTTTTATTCCCTTGATTTTACCGTAAACGGCACAACCAAACGTAAAACGGGTTTTATCATATTGAAATATTAG